A single region of the Triticum dicoccoides isolate Atlit2015 ecotype Zavitan chromosome 2B, WEW_v2.0, whole genome shotgun sequence genome encodes:
- the LOC119367679 gene encoding myb-related protein Zm38-like, with amino-acid sequence MGHQCCSKQKVKRGLWSPEEDERLLRYITAHGHSCWSAVPKNAGLQRCGKSCRLRWINYLRPDLKRGTFSEQEERTILDVHRILGNRWAQIAKHLPGRTDNEVKNFWNSCIKKKLIAQGLDPKTHNLLPASKHLLHAHGGTGSGSNPSNNPAARAQFHSPNGNGNGCATPPFTISSPTKAVYDAATVASPVVAPGLYDVHNPGMMMGQHERCQQAAIAMQQGYPYVHNNGGGLLMNFRDQNAAGVHASMDFMNGSSNSSSSMEYAAGMPNGNVFNPGVAAFMDETAAMWATVVEPGMGAGIEMAHQHQQQHGLGLEEVVGPPPRPLINGGSSGGKGLDIMDVSSEVYGSAGTTTAFDLELMESCGLFCGAAGNGMEQLQWDC; translated from the exons atggggcACCAGTGCTGCAGCAAGCAGAAGGTGAAGCGGGGGCTATGGTCCCCGGAGGAGGACGAGAGGCTCCTCAGGTACATCACGGCGCACGGCCACAGCTGCTGGAGCGCCGTCCCCAAGAACGCCG GGCTGCAGCGCTGCGGCAAGAGCTGCCGGCTCCGGTGGATCAACTACCTCCGCCCGGACCTGAAGCGCGGCACCTTCTCCGAGCAGGAGGAGCGCACCATCCTCGACGTCCACCGCATCCTCGGCAACCG GTGGGCGCAGATCGCTAAGCATCTGCCGGGCCGCACAGACAACGAGGTCAAGAACTTCTGGAACTCGTGCATCAAGAAGAAGCTCATCGCGCAGGGTCTCGACCCCAAGACCCACAACCTGCTCCCGGCATCCAAGCACCTCCTCCATGCACATGGCGGCACCGGCTCCGGCAGCAACCCTAGCAACAACCCTGCTGCACGCGCCCAATTCCATTCCCCCAATGGAAACGGGAACGGTTGCGCCACGCCGCCGTTCACCATCAGCTCCCCGACCAAGGCGGTCTACGACGCTGCCACGGTTGCGTCGCCAGTGGTGGCGCCGGGTTTGTACGACGTCCATAACCCTGGCATGATGATGGGGCAGCACGAGCGCTGTCAACAAGCTGCGATCGCCATGCAGCAGGGCTACCCGTACGTCCACAATAACGGCGGTGGTTTACTCATGAACTTCAGGGATCAGAACGCCGCGGGCGTCCACGCCTCCATGGACTTCATGAATGGCTCTTCTAATTCGTCGTCTTCCATGGAGTACGCGGCCGGCATGCCCAATGGCAACGTCTTCAACCCAGGCGTGGCGGCGTTCATGGACGAGACGGCCGCAATGTGGGCCACCGTTGTCGAGCCAGGAATGGGTGCCGGGATCGAAATGGCACATCAGCATCAGCAACAGCACGGGTTGGGGCTGGAGGAGGTAGTTGGACCCCCGCCGCGGCCATTGATCAACGGCGGTAGCTCAGGTGGCAAGGGACTGGATATCATGGACGTCTCTTCGGAAGTGTACGGTTCCGCCGGTACAACGACGGCGTTCGACCTAGAGCTGATGGAGTCGTGCGGGTTATTTTGCGGCGCCGCTGGCAATGGCATGGAGCAGCTCCAATGGGATTGCTAA